The nucleotide window TCGCAGCCAGACCCTGACGGAGTCCGAGAGCCGGATGAGCAAGTCCAAATCCGATGGCCAGATCAGCGATAAGGTGGCATTGGAGACCAAAGTCAACGACCTGCTTGGCCTTGCTAAGAGCAAAGATGTGGAGATCCTACACCTTCGCAGTGAACTGAGGGACATGAGGGTCCAGCTCGGCATGGATGGAACGGACTCGCCCCCGCAGGGAGAAGCGGAGGAGGGGGAGAAGCCGCATGTCTCCGCCATCACAGCGGCGAATGTTGAGTCCACTCTGCTTTTGTTACAAGAGCAGAACCAGGCCATCAGGGAGGAGCTCAACCTGCTGAAGAGCGAGAACCGAATGCTCAAGGACCGCCTCAATGCGTTGGGATTCTCTCTGGAGCAGAGGCTGGACGGCTCGGACAAGTCGTTTCACTACCCGTCGCTGAGCCCGGACTTGGCAGCGGGCAACGGTCAGAGCGAGGGCGGCGCCACCCTGACGTCCTCGGTGGAGGGCTCGGCCCCCGGTTCCTTAGAGGATCTGCTCGGCGCCCACCAGCACGGCGGCTCGGCCGACAACCTCGACAGCGAATCCAGCGAGGTCTATCAGGCCGTCACCTCCAGCGACGATGCGCTGGACGCCCCCTCGGGAGCCTCCTCGTCCTCCGAATGCGAGTCGGCTCCCAGCAGGGAGCGCTCGCGGAGGGGCAGCAGCGGGAATGCCAGCGAGGTGTCGGTCGCCTGCCTCACCGAGCGCATCCACCAGATGGAGGAGAACCAGCACAGCACCTCCGAGGAGCTGCAGGCCACGTTGCAGGAGCTGGCCGACCTGCAGCAAATCACCCAAGAGTTGAACGGGGAGAACGAGCGGCTCGGCGAGGAGAAGGTCATCCTCATGGATTCCTTGTGCCAGCAGAGCGACAAGCTGGAACTCTACGGGCGGCAGATCGAGTACCTGCGCTCCCTGCTGGACGAGCACCATGTCTCGTACGCGCTCGAGGAGGACATCAAGAGCGGCCGCTACCTGGAGCTGGAGCAGCGTTACGCCGACCTGGCGGACAACGCCCGCTTCGAGAGGGAGCAGCTGCTGGGGGTGCAGCAGCACCTGTCCAACACTTTGAAGATGGCGGAGCAGGACAACGCAGAAGCCCAGGAGGTGATCGGAGCCCTGAAGGAGAGGAACCACCAAATGGAGCGCGTCCTGGACTCGGAGCGACAGGAGCGGGCGGCCATGGCGGCCGCGCTGGATGAATATAAAGCGGCGGTGAGCAGTGACCAGGCGGAGCTGAGCCGCTGTCGAACCCAGTTGGACCAGGAGAGGCAGCGGGTTGCTGAGTTGTACTCGCTTCATACAGCGGGCGACAAAAATGACATCTGCCAGCTTTTGGAAAGTGCGCGACTGGGGAAGGAGGAGGCTGAGGCCAAGGCTGCAAAGTTGCAGGTTGAGGTGGAGCAAGCTCACAATGATCTCGCCCTACTGCAGGACACGCTCAGTAAGGTTAGTCTGGGATAGAGACACGCTTCGTGGGTTCCATTTTAAAGggcaagtcaaccccaaaacatttctttacaCAGGATTTCCGCGAGTCATTAAAAGGTATTAAGACATGAAATTAATTTTTGCTGAATTAAAGGCCTGAAATGGCATTAAAAGCATTAAATACGATGTCCAGAggcattaaaaatttaaatacaattgttGTAATAATGCTGTTCGTgcttttattttacatacaacatTGTGCAAAAGTAGTCaccataacacaatttagcaatatAATAAAACATACACAGTTATatccaaaagtatttggacagtgacaccaTTTTCATGATTTGGGCTCTGCATGCCACCACATTGGATTTAAACGGAAACAACTACAATAGAATTGAAGTGCAGACTTTAAGCTTagctttaagtaaaaaaaaaaaaaaaagatgcactgtTCCAGTCACCAacttccaacatgaaacactaatgcatCTCGTGGCCAAAAATGACCTCAGCACAAATCTATCACTCCTTCTTATCTGTTTAGTATATtattttaacttcaaataacttgATGAATTACttactataaaattactgtataaaTGAACTAAAAGATTCAACCACATTTAATGCACTTTTATGTAAACAACTGTATGACAAACAtgggaaattttttttattgtacatttataacagtTGTAATTTGCGATTAGTCGCAAATTAACAATGGAACTCGGGCAAtgaattatgattacaaattggAATCGACTGATATAtagagtatgtgtgtgtgtatatgcagTACAACATGGGCATTACATTTTAAGTTGCTACccgagccttgagcaactgtgacatcATTTTCAATCTAtggcaagtggaaaaaatggatgccacctgagatggataaaaacgaggagattttgctgctaaattcatatttcataaacacaatattaatcagttaaattaaagaacatttttgggttgacttgccCATTTAAAAAGTGCCATGTTGACATGGGTGACTCCAAAATTTGTTCTTCCTACTCACCAACACTTAAAGAAACGATCTGCATTGCATTTGAGCCTGACTAATGAACTCATTGTTGATGTTTTAATGAGCGACATCCATTCGTCTGTGCGAGCAGCTCGACAGGGAATATCGAGACTTCCAACAGCAGGTGCAGCAGCAGATGGCTGAACAAGCGCACGACCAAGAGAAACAGCGCGTGGAGCTGCAGGAGAAGGAGGCGGAGATCGTCGACATGAAGGAAACCATCTTTGAGCTGGAAGACGAAGTGGAGCAGCACCGAGCGCTGAAGCTGCATGACAACCTCATCATCACTGGCCTTGAGAGTAAGCAGCATGTTCGCATCGCACTCGCACATTTTGgaactttttgacattttgcaCAACGTGCTCTTCGTAATCAAGTTGAGTGCGTGCTGCTGATTGCA belongs to Festucalex cinctus isolate MCC-2025b chromosome 5, RoL_Fcin_1.0, whole genome shotgun sequence and includes:
- the specc1la gene encoding cytospin-A, with translation MKKSVRPVVSKVSSDRGKAEAASTAGTGKPAAKTNSAVSLSKVKSNDDLLAAMAGGNPASSNAVSKTKRTASIGTTASTGDNKQKTATGSSTKRMTSSTTKEPNSSRDRLRTSRTSANKKQLASGTAAGDAASGKRPRSQTLTESESRMSKSKSDGQISDKVALETKVNDLLGLAKSKDVEILHLRSELRDMRVQLGMDGTDSPPQGEAEEGEKPHVSAITAANVESTLLLLQEQNQAIREELNLLKSENRMLKDRLNALGFSLEQRLDGSDKSFHYPSLSPDLAAGNGQSEGGATLTSSVEGSAPGSLEDLLGAHQHGGSADNLDSESSEVYQAVTSSDDALDAPSGASSSSECESAPSRERSRRGSSGNASEVSVACLTERIHQMEENQHSTSEELQATLQELADLQQITQELNGENERLGEEKVILMDSLCQQSDKLELYGRQIEYLRSLLDEHHVSYALEEDIKSGRYLELEQRYADLADNARFEREQLLGVQQHLSNTLKMAEQDNAEAQEVIGALKERNHQMERVLDSERQERAAMAAALDEYKAAVSSDQAELSRCRTQLDQERQRVAELYSLHTAGDKNDICQLLESARLGKEEAEAKAAKLQVEVEQAHNDLALLQDTLSKLDREYRDFQQQVQQQMAEQAHDQEKQRVELQEKEAEIVDMKETIFELEDEVEQHRALKLHDNLIITGLENSVKKLQDEKHDMEREIKILNRRLREESMEWRQFQADLQTAVVIANDIKSEAQEEIGDLRRRLQEALEKNDKLSKELDEVKSRKQEEERGRVYNYMNAVERDLAALRQGMGLSRRSSTSSEPSPTVKTLIKSFDNASQAPPPSSTATVTPTAPATPLPRTPLSPSPMKTPPAAAVSPIQRHSASTSLSASKPLSSLSDKRSSYSDISMSSEHLLRGAPASRPPSVHQRVSNMDSSKTISVSRRSSEEIKRDMAAQDGGSSSSLMAMSASSSPTASITPTTRSRLREERKDPLSALARQYGGSKRNALLKWCQKKTEGYQNIDITNFSSSWNDGLAFCAVLHTYLPAHIPYQELTSQDKRRNFSLAFQAAESVGIKCTLDINEMVHTERPDWQSVMTYVTAIYKYFET